The Salvelinus fontinalis isolate EN_2023a chromosome 36, ASM2944872v1, whole genome shotgun sequence genome window below encodes:
- the LOC129835640 gene encoding fucolectin-1-like: MSNPSDAKGVQRLIGFANYLAKFMPHLSAVCEPLRRLLDKDTPWHWLPKHEAAVQEMKSLASSMPVPSKVIDGNCKSDFNSGGSCSSTEFNTNPWWRVDLLDVNRVTAVTITNRGDCCPERLNGAEIRIGNSLENNGINNPRCVVISHIPAGETNTFQCNEMEGRYVVVVIPGQNKILTECLWN, encoded by the exons ATGTCAAACCCGTCTGATGCAAAAGGAGTACAGCGTCTCATCGGCTTTGCAAACTATCTTGCAAAGttcatgccacacctatcagcagTCTGTGAGCCTCTGCGCCGGTTGCTGGACAAAGACACACCATGGCACTGGCTACCTAAGCACGAGGCCGCAGTGCAGGAGATGAAATCTCTGGCTTCATCCATGCCAGT GCCAAGCAAAGTCATTGATGGAAACTGCAAATCTGACTTTAACAGTGGTGGATCCTGCAGCAGCACTGAGTTTAACACCAACCCCTGGTGGAGAGTGGACCTGCTGGATGTGAACAGAGTGACAGCTGTCACCATCACCAACAGAGGAGACTGCTGTCCTGAGAGACTTAATGGTGCTGAGATCCGCATCGGTAACTCACTGGAGAACAACGGCATCAACAACCCCAG atGTGTTGTCATCTCCCACATCCCAGCAGGAGAGACCAACACCTTCCAGTGTAATGAGATGGAGGGTCGCTATGTTGTTGTGGTCATCCCTGGACAGAACAAGATTCTCACtga